From the Candidatus Hydrogenedentota bacterium genome, the window GACTTGGCGACGCAGGCCGCTGTGGCGGCGGCCCTGGCCGAGGCCGCCGAAGCCGAGGCGGCCGCGGCGGCGGCCAAGGCGGCGGCGGTGGCGGCGGCGCTTGACGCCCTGCCCAAGGCCGAAGAGAGCATCGGGTCCGGCCGGTCCATCCAGGAGGAAATCTCCGTGGACCTGATTGACCTCACCGAACTGCGCCGCGCGGCGGAGTCCCAGCCGGGCCGGGAGACGGTCCGCATGAGCCTCGCGGAGGCGGTGCAACTGGCGCTGCGGCAGAATCCGGACATCCTGGTCACGTCCTTCGAGCCGCTAAAGTCCGAGGCGGACATTTACTCGGCCCGCGGCGAGTTTGATCCCATGCTCCAGGGGCAGATGAACTACACCCGGTCCGACGCCTCGGCCAACCAGCAAATCCAGCTCTTCGGCCAGGTGACCTCGGTCGAGTCCTGGAACACCAACGTGGTGGCCAGCGTGCTCGGCAAGCTGAAAACGGGCACCCAGTACGCGGTCACGTTCAACTCGAACAAAGAGGAGAGCACCTTCGGCGGGTTCATCGAGGAGTTCGGGTCACAGCTTTCCCTCACACTCACCCAGCCGGTGCTGCGCGGGTTCGGCACCAAGTACAACACAGTCCGCATCCAGGCCGCGAAGAACGCCCGCGCGCTCACCGGGGCGCAGTTGCGGCTTTCGGTTTTGCGCGCCGTGAACGACGTGGTCCGTTCCTACTGGGACCTCACCGGGGCCACCGAGGCCATCCGGGTGAGCGAGGACGCCCTGAAGAACGCGGAGCGCCTGCTGAAGATCAACGAGACGCGCCGCGAGATTGGCACGGCGGCGGACATCGAGGTGCTTCAGACCAAGGCGGGCGTGGCGATGCGCCAGTCCGAACTGATCGCGGCGACCTCGCGGGCGAGCGACGCGGCGGACCTGCTGAAACAGGCGCTGGGCATGCGGGACGGGGAGTTTTTCTCGAAGGTGATGATCATCCCCACGGACCGGCCGAATCCGTTGGACACGTCAAGTTTTGACTACGCCGCCTTCGAGGAGGGCGTGGACCGCAGCGTGAAACTTGCCCTGGAGAAACGCCCCGAGATGGCCATGAGCGACATTGAGCTGCAAAACGCCCAGTTGGACGAGTACCGCACACGGCACGAGATGCTGCCCCAGGTGGACCTCACGGCGTCCTATGCCCAGGGCGGCCGCGACCACAAGCTGAGCCGGTCCCTTTACGGCATCCGCGACAAGCAGGACGAGATATACAGCGTGGGCATCCAGGGCACGGTGCCCATCAACAACCGCGCGGCGCGCGGCCAGCACCTGCGCGCCCAGCTCACCCGCCGCCAGGCGGAGGAGCGCCGCAGGCAGACGGAGCTTGGGCTGATGACGGCGGTCCATGTGGCCTCCCGCAACATGATGACCAGCAAGATACTCATGGAGAGCAACGCCCAGGCTGTGCGGCTCCAGGAGGCCAACGTTGTGGCCGAGGAGAAGCGCCTGCGCCTTGGCGTGACGACCAGTTTCCAGGTGCTGCGCATCCAGGAGGACCTGACAGCCGCGCGCATCCAGGAACTCCAGTCGCGCATCGCCTACGAGAAGTCCCTGCTCGAGCTACAGACCGCCGAGGGGACCCTTCTGGAGAATCTGGGCGTTGACGTGATTCAGCCCGGTGCGGAGGAGCCCGTGTCCTATTATGAGAGTATCCGGCCCCGCTGGGAGTAGGGGAAAGGCACGGACAGGCACGGACGGACACGGACCCACACGGACAGGTTGAGGGGGTAGGGGCCTATTCCGAATCGTCCTCGTCGCAGGTGTCGTCTTCAATGTCCGCAGCACTTGCGCGGCTGTTCATGCCGTTGCCGTTGGGTTCGGTGGCGTCCACCTCGGTGGGGGCGGACTCGGTGGCCTCCTCCTCCTTCTTTTCTCCGAGGGCGCGCGCGACGGCGCTGA encodes:
- a CDS encoding TolC family protein; protein product: MRTSAVAVLLLAALLAAGSAVAQEPVETVDAEEAGAASEDLATQAAVAAALAEAAEAEAAAAAAKAAAVAAALDALPKAEESIGSGRSIQEEISVDLIDLTELRRAAESQPGRETVRMSLAEAVQLALRQNPDILVTSFEPLKSEADIYSARGEFDPMLQGQMNYTRSDASANQQIQLFGQVTSVESWNTNVVASVLGKLKTGTQYAVTFNSNKEESTFGGFIEEFGSQLSLTLTQPVLRGFGTKYNTVRIQAAKNARALTGAQLRLSVLRAVNDVVRSYWDLTGATEAIRVSEDALKNAERLLKINETRREIGTAADIEVLQTKAGVAMRQSELIAATSRASDAADLLKQALGMRDGEFFSKVMIIPTDRPNPLDTSSFDYAAFEEGVDRSVKLALEKRPEMAMSDIELQNAQLDEYRTRHEMLPQVDLTASYAQGGRDHKLSRSLYGIRDKQDEIYSVGIQGTVPINNRAARGQHLRAQLTRRQAEERRRQTELGLMTAVHVASRNMMTSKILMESNAQAVRLQEANVVAEEKRLRLGVTTSFQVLRIQEDLTAARIQELQSRIAYEKSLLELQTAEGTLLENLGVDVIQPGAEEPVSYYESIRPRWE